A DNA window from Acidimicrobiia bacterium contains the following coding sequences:
- the rsfS gene encoding ribosome silencing factor, giving the protein MLRRVAGVVGAAGDKGGVDTVALDVGDILGIAEYFVITTGTNSRQIRTIVDAVEENMSSTRPDATPRVEGLEESEWVLVDFGDIVVHVFDPGSRDLYDLERLWADAPVVDTGAGAGGVGEDGVEEDADVAATRARL; this is encoded by the coding sequence GTGCTCCGGCGGGTCGCAGGTGTCGTCGGCGCGGCCGGCGACAAGGGTGGTGTCGACACCGTCGCCCTCGACGTGGGCGACATCCTGGGGATCGCCGAGTACTTCGTGATTACGACGGGCACCAACAGCCGCCAGATCCGCACGATCGTCGACGCCGTCGAGGAGAACATGTCGAGCACCCGGCCCGATGCCACGCCACGGGTGGAGGGTCTCGAGGAGTCCGAGTGGGTCCTCGTCGATTTCGGCGACATCGTCGTCCACGTGTTCGATCCCGGGTCGCGCGACCTCTACGACCTCGAGAGGCTCTGGGCCGACGCCCCCGTCGTGGACACGGGCGCGGGTGCAGGCGGGGTGGGGGAAGACGGGGTCGAGGAAGACGCGGATGTCGCCGCCACCCGAGCGCGGCTATGA
- a CDS encoding LytR C-terminal domain-containing protein, which produces MVEGSGTTLTERPITPPLPRVGDDDPVIVDVDPLYDGPEPAAAPLPRRSRRQLRRRRRRVRVALLVLLVVVLLAATTVAVSRLTDRSGTPPDAPAASEPAAVEETTTHLIGSVDPDGTASLLVLVGENADGGPSLLLVPVGTQVEVPSLGPRPLREVPVEVGEPGGLLPLSVSNALGVRSGDATMVPTLDLSATLAAVPAVDVRLREPVTIDTDDGRVSFPAGNQTISGQDAGRLLLLPGEGSELDDLVTAQAVLEGLLAAMSADTGVADGVLAGAPGLEPLVEAAAGGVHVETLPVEPVGSGDDERFRLRDDDIPATLDSLFPGAVMAPDGSRPRVELRNGAGLVGVTAGVAEALMPLGVEVTLTGNIPGFGIEKTSVAYHRDENREAAQEIAGILGGAPVGKADPELGSVDVTVVIGADIAPTDPGAAPAPAT; this is translated from the coding sequence ATGGTTGAGGGCTCGGGAACCACGCTCACGGAGCGGCCGATCACACCTCCTCTGCCACGCGTGGGCGACGACGATCCGGTCATCGTCGATGTCGATCCCCTCTACGACGGCCCGGAACCCGCCGCCGCTCCCCTTCCGCGACGAAGCAGGCGGCAACTCCGGCGTCGCCGGCGCCGTGTCCGGGTCGCGCTGCTCGTACTCCTCGTCGTGGTGCTGCTCGCCGCCACGACGGTGGCCGTGAGCCGCCTCACGGACCGGTCCGGCACGCCGCCGGACGCACCGGCTGCTTCCGAGCCCGCGGCGGTCGAGGAGACCACGACGCATCTCATCGGCTCCGTGGATCCCGACGGGACAGCGTCGCTGCTGGTCCTCGTGGGTGAGAACGCCGACGGGGGCCCGTCGCTGCTGCTCGTCCCCGTCGGAACGCAGGTGGAGGTCCCCTCGCTCGGGCCGCGGCCGCTGCGGGAGGTGCCGGTCGAGGTCGGTGAGCCGGGCGGTCTCCTCCCCCTGAGTGTGTCGAACGCCCTGGGCGTCCGCAGCGGTGACGCCACCATGGTGCCGACTCTCGACCTGTCGGCCACCCTCGCGGCCGTTCCGGCGGTCGACGTCCGGCTGCGCGAGCCCGTGACGATCGACACCGACGACGGCCGCGTGTCGTTCCCCGCCGGCAACCAGACGATCAGCGGCCAGGACGCCGGTCGACTGCTCCTCCTCCCCGGCGAAGGCAGCGAACTGGACGATCTCGTCACCGCCCAGGCCGTCCTCGAGGGACTCCTCGCCGCGATGTCCGCCGACACCGGCGTGGCCGATGGCGTCCTGGCGGGTGCACCGGGCCTCGAGCCCCTCGTAGAGGCGGCAGCGGGCGGCGTGCACGTCGAGACACTCCCGGTGGAGCCCGTCGGAAGCGGCGACGACGAGCGCTTCCGCCTGCGCGACGACGACATCCCCGCCACCCTCGACAGCCTGTTCCCCGGCGCCGTCATGGCTCCCGACGGGTCCCGCCCCCGCGTCGAGCTCCGCAATGGCGCCGGCCTCGTGGGAGTCACCGCCGGTGTCGCCGAGGCGCTCATGCCCCTGGGCGTCGAGGTCACGCTGACGGGCAACATCCCGGGTTTCGGGATCGAGAAGACGAGCGTCGCGTACCATCGCGACGAGAACCGCGAGGCCGCGCAGGAGATCGCCGGGATTCTCGGGGGAGCGCCCGTCGGGAAGGCCGACCCCGAGCTCGGCTCGGTCGACGTCACAGTTGTGATCGGTGCCGACATCGCACCCACCGACCCTGGCGCCGCACCGGCGCCCGCGACCTGA
- the nadD gene encoding nicotinate-nucleotide adenylyltransferase has protein sequence MTRLGVFGGTFDPVHNGHIAAALDAGHALELDSVVMIPAGEPWQKAGTVEAPAAERLAMVETAVAGIDGLEVSDVEIRRSGPSYTVETLELLSAPDRELFLLLGTDALRTLHTWHRAESLWDLATVVAFERSTDADVGTGVPQNLAGRVETVDVARLDISSHGIRERLAAGRPVGGLLPPAVVRQIAQRHLYTARDG, from the coding sequence GTGACCCGACTCGGTGTCTTCGGGGGAACCTTCGACCCCGTCCACAACGGCCACATCGCCGCGGCACTCGACGCCGGCCACGCGCTCGAACTCGACTCCGTCGTCATGATTCCGGCGGGTGAGCCCTGGCAGAAGGCCGGGACGGTGGAAGCGCCCGCTGCGGAACGCCTGGCGATGGTCGAAACGGCCGTGGCGGGCATCGACGGCCTCGAGGTCAGCGACGTCGAGATACGACGCTCCGGGCCGAGCTACACCGTCGAGACACTCGAGCTGCTCTCGGCGCCCGACCGTGAGCTCTTTCTGCTCCTCGGAACCGACGCTCTCCGCACCCTCCACACGTGGCACCGTGCGGAGTCCCTCTGGGACCTGGCGACGGTCGTGGCGTTCGAGAGGAGCACCGACGCCGACGTCGGCACCGGCGTCCCCCAGAACCTGGCCGGACGCGTGGAAACCGTCGACGTCGCCCGCCTCGACATCAGCTCCCACGGTATCCGCGAGCGCCTGGCCGCAGGCCGGCCCGTGGGCGGGCTCCTTCCGCCGGCTGTGGTACGCCAGATCGCGCAGCGACACCTCTACACTGCGCGCGATGGTTGA